In a genomic window of Nitrosopumilaceae archaeon:
- a CDS encoding SMP-30/gluconolactonase/LRE family protein: protein MVIGKILILPILGVIIFSTVCYQQVYGITNIGTLGTTGVPSSADNSHFNALIGVAVDSSGNIYVADEDSHRIQIFNSARVYQFTIGTPGLSGNNSTQFNFPAGVAVDSLGNIYVADTDNHRVQKYNSARVYQSTIGQTGVPGVDNAHFDFPSGIAVDTSNNVYVVDSLNHRIQKFNSAGVWQKTINVSGIPSEEESGVAVDSSGNIYVGDSFNFRVQIYSGLGVSNAPCASTTLVHTSDDPP, encoded by the coding sequence TTGGTCATTGGAAAGATTCTGATTCTTCCAATATTGGGAGTTATAATTTTCTCTACAGTTTGTTATCAACAAGTTTATGGAATAACAAACATTGGAACACTTGGCACTACAGGTGTTCCAAGTTCTGCCGACAACTCTCACTTTAATGCACTCATTGGTGTTGCAGTGGATTCGTCAGGAAACATCTATGTTGCTGACGAAGATAGTCACCGCATCCAGATATTTAATTCTGCCAGAGTGTACCAGTTTACAATTGGCACTCCTGGTCTTTCAGGTAATAACAGCACACAGTTTAATTTCCCAGCTGGTGTTGCGGTTGATTCGTTAGGCAACATCTATGTTGCAGATACAGATAATCATCGCGTCCAGAAATATAATTCTGCCAGAGTCTACCAATCTACAATTGGACAAACTGGAGTTCCAGGTGTTGACAATGCACACTTTGATTTCCCATCAGGCATAGCAGTGGATACATCAAATAATGTCTATGTTGTTGATTCACTCAATCACCGCATCCAGAAATTTAATTCTGCCGGAGTCTGGCAGAAAACAATTAACGTATCAGGAATTCCAAGTGAAGAAGAGTCTGGTGTTGCAGTTGATTCGTCAGGTAACATCTATGTTGGTGATTCATTTAATTTCCGAGTCCAGATATATTCAGGATTGGGTGTATCTAATGCTCCTTGTGCATCCACTACGCTTGTTCATACAAGCGATGACCCACCA
- a CDS encoding sugar phosphate nucleotidyltransferase, whose product MADHNITKEVEETQVNLLVGGKAKRMDMEIKCLLKINGITLIERIIQQYSDCGFKKFNILAGFGSDEVQDHLSKSNHAKKIDLAFSLDDNTWKAGGKGKALKQALKNNVINRKKRSIVAFPDDIFTDGTLPLELLAAHLDKKSLVTVLTTTGTDYAFGEIILDEQGKVNGFVEKPFVSKITSTGVYVMEPAVYHTIDDLVSLDSTTPQEFEKVVLEKMAKEGKVANHTIPHHTWIPVNTKKEFETAKLRLEKN is encoded by the coding sequence ATGGCTGATCATAACATCACAAAAGAAGTAGAAGAGACCCAGGTAAACTTGCTTGTTGGTGGAAAAGCAAAGAGAATGGATATGGAAATCAAATGCCTCTTGAAAATAAATGGCATTACACTAATTGAGAGAATCATACAACAATACTCTGACTGTGGTTTTAAAAAATTCAACATTCTTGCTGGCTTTGGAAGCGATGAGGTACAAGACCATCTTTCCAAATCAAACCATGCCAAAAAAATTGATCTTGCCTTTTCTTTAGATGATAATACTTGGAAGGCTGGTGGCAAAGGAAAGGCACTCAAGCAAGCTCTAAAAAACAATGTCATAAATAGAAAAAAAAGAAGCATTGTTGCATTTCCTGATGATATATTCACTGATGGTACCTTACCACTGGAGCTCTTGGCTGCCCATCTTGATAAAAAATCTCTGGTTACTGTTTTAACAACCACTGGCACTGACTATGCTTTTGGAGAAATAATACTAGATGAACAGGGAAAGGTGAATGGCTTTGTAGAAAAGCCATTTGTATCAAAGATAACATCAACTGGTGTCTATGTGATGGAGCCTGCAGTTTATCATACCATTGATGATCTTGTCTCGCTAGATAGTACTACTCCGCAAGAGTTTGAAAAAGTTGTTCTAGAAAAGATGGCGAAAGAGGGAAAGGTTGCAAACCACACAATACCACACCACACTTGGATTCCTGTCAATACAAAAAAAGAGTTTGAGACTGCAAAATTACGACTAGAGAAAAATTAA
- a CDS encoding fibronectin type III domain-containing protein, with product MRKSYSVLGMILVLSTLLIPAINMVPVNAIGTPVTINVNSVDLSGNAFTGMYIELENSNGVVMASGFTPASFSAISGQQYIVFANNYQNFVFNHWDDGTTSQARPITPTQTVTLTASYSTGTAPTAPGAPTGLTANTVSTSQINLSWTAPASNGGSAITGYMIERSTDSGTTWSTIQSNTGSTATTFSDTGLTASTAYMYRVSAINAVGTSVPSNTASATTSGTTTAPQPPTGLTASTISTSQINLSWTTPSNNGGSAITGYKIERSTDSGTTWSTISANTASTSTTFSDTGLTASTTYTYRVSAINAVGTSSPSNTASATTSGTTSNAIVLNGIQTTSGTVSAAPFQITLANFNAGTGTNRELVVGVDANNNVVTSVTFGGVQLTKVTSSFANNDAEFWSLTNPSGTGNIIVTMGGATSAVIGAYSFAGIDQTTPIPTSTTNHNSATGSSPTISITTKNANSWVLDSPSIYGGKTLGSPTCTQQWDINVPNAITGASSSSIVSSPSSATCSWTASGGGDLWDDVAIELKASGTGTAPTAPGAPTNLAASTVSSSQINLSWTAPSNNGGSAITGYKIERSTDSGTTWSTIQSNTASTSTTYSDTGLAASTAYTYRVSAINAVGTGNPSNTASATTSGTAPTAPQPPTGLTANTVSSSQINLSWTAPSNNGGSAITGYKIERSTDGGTTWSTISANTASTSTTFSDTGLAASTTYTYRVSAINAVGTSSPSNTASATTSPVSTVRGISLNTNSVNVGTDVRITGTKFAPNSGITISYDSTTIGVGAQDNGYSTTPLTITTDSNGNFVAIMSTLISVTGKHTITAVDASKNSASQTVTVSPHAYLFPTTGRAGSTVLIPTSQGNGYAASSAITIKFDGTLVTPTTAITSDTTGNFGGSFMIPGGAASGPHTITISDASGNTYSTSFTVDPNAHSFSSQTLISGLNFPAYFAFIPDNGPGVDGTGAFMVNEKNTGNVIVFKNVNGMFVRQTVPFVTVPNLQINYETNGLLGITFDPNWATSSASKYVYLYVTRTVATNVVGELIRYHATTDSSGNIIADKSVGEQMVLGNIPAFNNGHNGGSLKFDSQGNLYISTGDGWKFNGQDLTTLQAKMLRIMPLASPVNGMMYSIPSTNPFASSTNTSIKKEIWAYGVRNPYTFDIDSQTGRIYGSDPGFNTWERIEDYTAAGANPGWANYESPPFGNPQNVAGYTPPLYWYPHQGVEPQTGKTAGLEALSAGAFYRGTTYPNLSGAYFFGDYGIGNILALLPSSVAPPTTDAASGYPIGQVVPLLYGLTAAPIYMQEWNGKIYFMDLSGNINVLNYN from the coding sequence ATGAGAAAATCTTATTCTGTACTAGGAATGATTCTTGTTCTTTCTACGTTACTGATACCTGCAATAAATATGGTACCTGTAAATGCAATTGGCACACCAGTAACCATTAATGTAAACTCGGTTGATCTCTCAGGAAATGCATTTACTGGTATGTACATTGAACTAGAGAACTCAAATGGCGTAGTCATGGCATCTGGCTTTACACCTGCATCATTTTCGGCAATATCTGGGCAACAATATATTGTATTTGCAAATAATTATCAGAATTTTGTATTTAATCACTGGGATGATGGAACAACCAGTCAGGCAAGACCAATCACACCAACACAAACTGTAACTCTGACAGCATCCTATTCTACAGGCACTGCACCTACAGCTCCTGGTGCACCAACTGGATTAACAGCCAATACAGTATCCACATCACAGATAAATCTCTCCTGGACTGCACCTGCAAGCAACGGCGGCTCTGCAATTACAGGCTACATGATTGAGAGATCAACTGATAGTGGCACAACATGGTCTACCATTCAATCAAACACTGGCTCTACAGCTACGACATTTTCTGACACAGGATTGACAGCAAGTACCGCATACATGTACAGAGTATCAGCGATAAATGCAGTCGGAACTAGTGTGCCATCAAATACTGCTTCTGCAACTACATCTGGTACAACTACAGCCCCACAACCACCTACAGGTCTTACAGCAAGTACAATATCCACATCACAAATTAATCTCTCCTGGACTACGCCATCAAATAATGGAGGATCTGCAATTACTGGTTACAAGATTGAAAGATCAACTGATAGTGGCACAACTTGGTCTACCATATCAGCAAACACTGCAAGTACATCAACAACATTTTCTGATACTGGACTAACAGCTAGTACCACATACACATATCGAGTATCAGCGATAAATGCAGTTGGCACAAGCTCACCATCAAACACTGCATCTGCAACTACATCTGGTACCACATCAAATGCCATAGTACTAAATGGTATCCAGACAACATCTGGAACGGTATCTGCAGCACCATTTCAGATAACACTTGCCAACTTTAATGCTGGAACTGGAACCAACCGTGAACTAGTTGTCGGTGTAGATGCAAACAATAATGTCGTAACATCAGTTACATTTGGAGGAGTCCAGCTAACCAAAGTAACATCATCATTTGCCAACAATGATGCTGAATTTTGGTCTCTGACAAACCCTAGTGGCACTGGAAACATCATAGTCACAATGGGAGGTGCCACATCAGCTGTAATTGGCGCATATTCTTTTGCTGGAATAGATCAAACCACTCCAATACCTACCAGTACAACAAACCACAATAGCGCTACTGGAAGCAGCCCTACCATATCAATTACAACGAAAAACGCAAACAGCTGGGTACTAGACTCTCCATCAATTTATGGAGGAAAGACACTAGGTTCTCCAACCTGTACACAACAATGGGATATCAATGTGCCAAATGCAATCACTGGTGCATCAAGCTCTTCAATTGTATCATCACCAAGCTCTGCCACCTGTAGCTGGACTGCAAGTGGAGGAGGAGACCTCTGGGATGATGTCGCAATTGAGCTTAAAGCATCAGGTACTGGTACTGCACCAACAGCTCCGGGTGCCCCAACAAATCTTGCAGCAAGTACAGTATCCTCATCACAAATTAATCTAAGCTGGACTGCGCCATCAAATAATGGAGGTTCAGCCATTACAGGTTACAAGATTGAAAGATCAACTGACAGCGGAACTACATGGAGTACCATTCAATCAAATACCGCAAGTACATCAACAACATATTCTGACACAGGACTTGCAGCTAGTACTGCCTATACCTACAGAGTGTCAGCGATAAATGCAGTCGGAACTGGAAATCCATCAAACACTGCATCTGCAACTACATCTGGCACTGCACCTACAGCTCCACAACCACCGACAGGTCTTACAGCTAACACAGTATCATCATCTCAGATAAATCTAAGCTGGACTGCTCCAAGCAATAATGGAGGATCTGCAATCACAGGTTACAAGATTGAAAGATCAACTGATGGTGGCACAACATGGTCTACCATATCAGCAAACACAGCAAGTACTTCAACAACATTTTCTGATACAGGACTTGCAGCTAGTACCACATACACTTATCGAGTATCGGCGATAAATGCAGTTGGAACAAGCTCACCATCAAACACTGCATCTGCAACAACTAGTCCAGTATCAACTGTACGTGGTATCTCACTTAATACAAATTCAGTTAATGTAGGTACAGATGTAAGAATCACAGGTACTAAATTTGCACCAAACTCTGGAATTACCATATCATATGATAGTACTACAATTGGAGTGGGCGCACAGGATAATGGTTACTCTACCACTCCGTTGACCATAACAACAGATTCTAATGGAAACTTTGTCGCAATAATGTCTACACTGATATCTGTTACAGGAAAACACACCATCACTGCTGTAGATGCATCAAAAAATTCAGCTAGCCAGACTGTCACTGTCTCACCACACGCGTATCTCTTTCCAACAACAGGTCGTGCAGGCTCTACTGTACTAATACCAACTAGTCAAGGCAATGGCTATGCAGCAAGCTCTGCCATTACAATAAAATTTGATGGCACCCTAGTTACACCAACAACTGCCATAACATCTGATACCACTGGTAATTTTGGAGGTAGTTTCATGATACCAGGTGGAGCTGCATCTGGTCCGCACACCATAACAATATCTGATGCTAGTGGCAACACATACTCTACTTCATTTACTGTAGACCCAAATGCTCATTCATTTAGTAGTCAGACTCTAATATCAGGACTAAACTTTCCAGCATACTTTGCATTTATTCCAGATAACGGTCCTGGTGTAGATGGCACTGGTGCATTTATGGTAAATGAAAAAAATACTGGAAATGTAATTGTATTTAAGAATGTAAATGGGATGTTTGTAAGACAGACAGTACCATTTGTGACAGTACCAAATCTGCAGATAAACTATGAAACAAATGGACTGTTAGGAATTACATTTGATCCAAACTGGGCAACCTCGTCTGCATCAAAGTATGTTTACCTTTACGTTACCAGAACTGTAGCAACAAATGTTGTAGGTGAGCTGATACGATATCATGCCACCACAGACTCGTCTGGAAATATCATAGCAGACAAGTCAGTAGGTGAGCAAATGGTACTGGGAAACATTCCAGCATTTAACAATGGCCACAATGGAGGCTCGCTAAAGTTTGACTCGCAAGGTAACCTCTATATCTCCACTGGCGATGGCTGGAAATTTAATGGTCAAGACCTGACAACATTGCAGGCAAAGATGCTAAGAATCATGCCACTAGCATCTCCGGTAAATGGCATGATGTATTCCATTCCCAGTACAAACCCATTTGCATCATCGACTAATACCTCAATTAAAAAAGAGATCTGGGCATATGGAGTTCGAAACCCATATACATTTGACATAGATTCCCAGACAGGAAGAATCTATGGATCTGATCCAGGTTTTAACACATGGGAGAGAATTGAGGACTATACCGCTGCAGGTGCAAATCCCGGATGGGCAAACTATGAGAGCCCGCCATTTGGTAATCCACAAAATGTGGCTGGCTACACCCCACCACTATACTGGTACCCACACCAGGGAGTAGAGCCACAAACTGGCAAGACTGCTGGCCTTGAGGCACTCTCTGCTGGGGCATTTTACCGTGGAACCACATATCCCAACTTATCTGGCGCATACTTTTTTGGAGACTATGGCATTGGAAATATCCTTGCACTGCTACCATCAAGTGTAGCTCCACCTACAACCGATGCTGCAAGTGGATATCCAATAGGACAGGTTGTTCCATTACTGTATGGTTTGACTGCAGCTCCAATTTACATGCAGGAATGGAATGGAAAGATCTATTTCATGGACCTAAGTGGAAACATCAACGTGCTTAACTACAACTAG